Proteins co-encoded in one Streptomyces sp. NBC_01283 genomic window:
- a CDS encoding CotH kinase family protein: MDRTIGKGTFRDAFKNQVIAVSALPPGIGRRLAERANAASGPTDAALRTKAEFSTLYDLLLAEQGDLSGASADGSLVLLDADGQLTEIGRIVDELLNSAQSKTEFFAQDMYQVKVTGWPPGVLTADEVMEAPQGARLTLARNDTPDDTLLATPSFSMVNSGNMTAHAPKRSWKINFEVGESEDRLYGMERINLKAMYNDPSQMREAVAWRLLERAGIPAAQHTYATFSINDRYMGLYSVIEQVDKKFLKDHFGKNSEGNLYKAYCGDVGCATLEHRSGTDGSDGGRHYFTAGSREDDRTYRLKTNEDNPSANTYDDLATLVRAINGVELAGRGDRFTSDAFRDAVERVLNVAAFLRWAGANVLLGSWDNYFATPSNYYLYNSGRLGDPTGFMARPYFTFVPWDYDNSSGIDFFSTPWQYTDLLDWPAMSRDYCRITHAPHEVSQLPLFTNLLRNHDFCQYYLDHLEYLLDTEFGPERVAELLGAEGSGRTDGLWQLVASAAYGESTSPHGQAFTGRQFTNDEVYRAGYRQWELSRGSQFTYGIFHYTRMRYDHARQQLAELRKTYPNGASGASFPGAMEVLPS; this comes from the coding sequence GTGGACAGGACCATCGGCAAGGGCACGTTCCGGGACGCGTTCAAGAACCAGGTCATCGCGGTCTCCGCGCTGCCGCCGGGCATCGGGCGGCGGCTCGCCGAGCGGGCCAACGCGGCGTCGGGTCCGACGGATGCCGCGCTGCGGACGAAGGCCGAGTTCAGCACGTTGTACGACCTGTTGCTCGCCGAGCAGGGGGACCTGTCGGGCGCTTCGGCCGACGGCAGCCTGGTGCTCCTGGACGCGGACGGGCAGCTCACCGAGATCGGGCGGATCGTCGACGAGCTCCTCAACTCGGCCCAGAGCAAAACGGAGTTCTTCGCTCAGGACATGTATCAGGTCAAGGTCACCGGCTGGCCGCCCGGCGTCCTGACGGCCGACGAGGTGATGGAGGCGCCGCAGGGTGCCCGGCTGACCCTGGCGAGGAACGACACCCCGGACGACACGCTGCTGGCGACGCCGTCGTTCTCGATGGTCAACAGCGGCAACATGACCGCGCACGCCCCCAAGCGCTCCTGGAAGATCAACTTCGAGGTCGGCGAGAGCGAGGACCGGCTCTACGGCATGGAGCGGATCAACCTCAAGGCGATGTACAACGACCCGTCGCAGATGCGCGAGGCCGTCGCCTGGCGGCTCCTGGAACGCGCGGGCATCCCGGCGGCACAGCACACGTACGCGACGTTCTCGATCAACGACCGCTACATGGGCCTCTACTCGGTCATCGAGCAGGTCGACAAGAAGTTCCTGAAGGACCACTTCGGCAAGAACTCCGAGGGCAACCTCTACAAGGCGTACTGCGGCGACGTCGGCTGCGCGACCCTGGAGCACCGCTCCGGCACGGACGGCAGCGACGGCGGACGGCACTACTTCACCGCGGGCAGCCGGGAGGACGACCGTACCTACCGCCTGAAGACGAACGAGGACAATCCGTCCGCCAACACCTATGACGACCTCGCCACGCTCGTCCGGGCCATCAACGGCGTCGAACTGGCGGGACGCGGCGACCGGTTCACGTCCGACGCCTTCCGTGACGCGGTCGAGCGGGTGCTGAACGTGGCCGCTTTCCTGCGCTGGGCGGGCGCCAACGTCCTCCTGGGCAGCTGGGACAACTACTTCGCGACGCCGTCGAACTACTACCTCTACAACTCGGGCCGGCTCGGCGACCCGACGGGCTTCATGGCACGCCCGTACTTCACGTTCGTCCCGTGGGACTACGACAACAGCTCGGGCATCGACTTCTTCTCGACGCCGTGGCAGTACACGGATCTGCTCGACTGGCCCGCGATGAGCCGCGACTACTGCCGGATCACGCACGCGCCGCACGAGGTGTCCCAACTGCCGCTGTTCACCAACCTGCTGCGGAACCACGACTTCTGCCAGTACTACCTCGACCACCTCGAGTACCTCCTGGACACGGAGTTCGGCCCCGAGCGGGTCGCCGAGCTCCTCGGCGCGGAGGGCTCCGGGCGGACCGACGGCCTGTGGCAGCTCGTCGCGTCCGCCGCGTACGGCGAGTCCACGAGTCCGCACGGACAGGCCTTCACCGGGCGGCAGTTCACGAACGACGAGGTGTACCGCGCCGGGTACCGGCAGTGGGAGCTGAGCCGGGGCTCGCAGTTCACGTACGGGATCTTCCACTACACGCGCATGCGCTACGACCACGCACGACAGCAGCTTGCCGAGCTGCGCAAGACCTATCCGAACGGCGCCAGCGGGGCGTCGTTCCCCGGCGCGATGGAGGTACTGCCCTCATGA